A genomic window from Litoreibacter janthinus includes:
- a CDS encoding ATP-binding cassette domain-containing protein, whose protein sequence is MLIFEDIEIRQGDFALRANLSIEAGLKVSVIGPSGAGKSTLLSALGGFVPISSGRILWNNEDITHTAPAARPLAMVFQDSNLFPHLTVAHNVGLGLKPNLKLTADETARVATALARVGLEGFSGRKPAALSGGQQSRVALARVLLRDKPIMVLDEPFAALGPALRVEMLSLVAEIAQERGLTVLMVTHDPKDARQLDGSTVLVADGVAHEPVLTGPFLDAPPEALRKYLGS, encoded by the coding sequence ATGCTGATCTTTGAAGACATCGAGATCCGGCAGGGTGATTTCGCGCTGAGGGCAAATCTCTCGATCGAAGCGGGTCTAAAAGTCTCCGTAATCGGCCCTTCAGGAGCAGGAAAGTCGACGCTCCTCTCGGCTTTGGGGGGCTTTGTTCCGATCTCCAGCGGTCGCATTCTATGGAACAACGAGGATATTACACACACGGCCCCAGCGGCGCGACCTTTGGCGATGGTGTTCCAAGACAGCAATCTGTTTCCGCATTTGACTGTGGCACACAATGTCGGGCTGGGACTGAAGCCAAACTTGAAATTAACCGCAGACGAGACAGCCCGAGTGGCGACCGCGCTGGCGCGCGTCGGGCTTGAAGGATTTTCGGGTCGCAAACCTGCTGCACTGTCGGGGGGGCAGCAAAGCCGCGTGGCGCTGGCGCGTGTGCTTCTGCGCGACAAGCCGATTATGGTTCTGGACGAGCCTTTCGCGGCGCTTGGACCTGCACTGCGAGTCGAGATGCTGTCGCTTGTCGCGGAAATCGCGCAGGAAAGGGGCCTGACGGTGCTCATGGTTACACACGATCCGAAGGATGCGCGGCAGTTGGATGGCAGCACGGTTCTTGTCGCAGATGGCGTGGCGCACGAGCCGGTCCTGACGGGCCCATTTCTAGATGCACCGCCAGAAGCGCTTCGGAAATATCTGGGAAGCTAG
- a CDS encoding tRNA (cytidine(34)-2'-O)-methyltransferase, with protein sequence MSHYVQIAAFEPDLAPNLGSLVRLGVCFDAPVHVIEPCGFPFSLKLLKTRALDYAEKADVRHHDSWQAFEDTKPGRLVLLTTKGATDLWDFSFQPGDCLLVGRESAGVPDHVHEAAGARVKIAMPGGGRSLNVAISAGIALAEAHRQLRLR encoded by the coding sequence TTGTCGCACTATGTCCAAATTGCTGCGTTTGAACCGGATTTAGCGCCTAATTTAGGCTCGCTGGTTCGGTTGGGGGTGTGTTTTGACGCACCCGTCCACGTGATCGAACCCTGCGGGTTCCCGTTTTCTTTGAAATTACTGAAAACTCGCGCGTTGGATTACGCTGAAAAAGCAGATGTTCGTCACCATGACAGTTGGCAGGCCTTCGAAGACACCAAACCCGGTCGTTTGGTCTTGCTTACGACCAAAGGCGCTACAGATCTGTGGGATTTTTCGTTTCAGCCGGGTGACTGCCTGCTGGTCGGGCGCGAGAGTGCTGGAGTCCCCGACCATGTTCATGAGGCCGCAGGGGCACGGGTAAAGATCGCGATGCCAGGAGGTGGTCGTAGCTTGAACGTCGCCATCTCGGCCGGAATCGCTCTTGCTGAAGCTCATCGGCAGTTGCGTTTGCGATAG
- a CDS encoding thiamine ABC transporter substrate-binding protein, translating into MKKTLLSVGLIALATTALAEDKPVLTVYAPDYFTSEWGPGPKIEAAFEETCACDLQYVAGDVLPRLLLEGERTKADVVIGLNTDVTKKARETGLFLPHGQDTSDLTLPISWTDDVFLPFNWGHTAFIYNTEKMDDAPRTFDAFLADEDTKVVLQDPRSSISGLALMLWIKSVYGDDSQEAFNKLARKTLTVTKGWSESYGMFTDGEADMVLSYTTSPAYHIIAEEDETKKAAIFEEGHYFMTELVAQLKTSKRPDLAQAFMDFVLSETFQEMIPTANWSFPAKLDAAKLPEGFKKLDLPSKALFYSEVEAADLRDAVLEEWLSAFSQ; encoded by the coding sequence ATGAAAAAGACCCTTCTAAGCGTAGGACTGATCGCATTGGCCACCACGGCACTCGCCGAGGACAAGCCCGTACTGACGGTCTACGCTCCAGACTACTTTACCAGTGAATGGGGCCCCGGCCCGAAGATCGAAGCAGCGTTTGAAGAAACTTGCGCTTGCGACTTGCAATATGTGGCGGGTGATGTGCTGCCGCGCTTGCTTCTGGAGGGCGAGCGCACCAAAGCAGACGTCGTCATTGGCTTGAACACAGACGTGACCAAGAAGGCCCGCGAAACGGGTCTATTCTTGCCTCATGGTCAAGATACGAGCGATCTGACACTGCCAATTTCGTGGACCGACGACGTGTTCTTACCGTTCAACTGGGGCCACACGGCATTTATCTACAACACCGAAAAGATGGATGACGCTCCTCGTACGTTTGACGCGTTTTTAGCGGATGAAGACACGAAAGTTGTCCTCCAAGACCCACGCAGTTCGATCTCGGGCTTGGCTCTGATGTTGTGGATCAAGTCGGTATATGGTGACGACAGCCAAGAGGCCTTCAATAAGCTGGCTAGGAAAACGCTGACGGTTACCAAGGGTTGGTCCGAAAGCTACGGCATGTTTACCGATGGTGAGGCCGACATGGTGCTGAGCTACACCACCTCGCCCGCCTACCACATCATCGCGGAAGAGGATGAAACCAAAAAGGCCGCGATTTTCGAGGAAGGCCACTACTTCATGACCGAATTGGTCGCGCAGTTGAAAACCTCCAAGCGGCCGGACTTGGCGCAAGCCTTTATGGACTTTGTTCTCTCGGAGACCTTCCAAGAGATGATCCCGACCGCAAACTGGTCTTTCCCAGCAAAGCTGGACGCCGCGAAACTGCCAGAAGGGTTCAAGAAGCTGGATCTGCCGAGTAAGGCTCTGTTCTACTCTGAAGTTGAGGCCGCAGATCTGCGAGACGCAGTGTTGGAAGAATGGCTGAGCGCGTTCAGCCAGTAA
- a CDS encoding DMT family transporter: protein MDIKAVFMGLAFALMWSSAFTSARIIVADAPPLYSLSLRFLLSGLLGILIAKALGQTWNLTRAQWRATWMFGICQNALYLGLNFVAMQWIEASLAAIIASTMPLMVALVGWLFFKDRVPLVGMIGLVAGIAGVVLIMGTRISGGVDLTGVAFCLIGAMALTFATLSVKGAASGGNVLMIVGLQMLVGSACLFAVAAPTETWAVSLTPTWIAAFVYTTLVPGLMATWVWFTLVGRIGAVKASTFHFLNPVFGVAIAAVLLGERIGITDVVGVLIIASGILAVQLSKQRV, encoded by the coding sequence TTGGATATCAAGGCAGTTTTCATGGGGCTTGCCTTCGCCCTGATGTGGTCCAGTGCGTTTACCTCCGCTCGGATTATCGTGGCAGATGCCCCGCCCTTATATTCTCTGAGCTTACGGTTCTTGCTGTCTGGGTTGTTGGGCATCTTAATTGCGAAAGCCCTAGGGCAAACTTGGAACCTGACGCGCGCCCAATGGCGGGCCACCTGGATGTTTGGTATTTGCCAGAATGCCCTTTATTTGGGTCTGAACTTTGTCGCCATGCAATGGATTGAAGCGTCGCTTGCAGCCATCATCGCCTCGACCATGCCGCTGATGGTCGCGCTCGTTGGCTGGTTGTTCTTCAAAGACCGTGTGCCGTTGGTCGGAATGATCGGGCTCGTCGCGGGAATTGCAGGCGTGGTTTTGATCATGGGCACGCGGATCAGCGGTGGCGTGGACTTGACGGGGGTCGCCTTCTGCCTGATCGGGGCCATGGCTCTGACCTTCGCGACTCTGTCGGTGAAAGGCGCCGCATCGGGTGGCAATGTGTTGATGATCGTTGGGTTGCAAATGCTTGTGGGGTCGGCTTGCCTCTTTGCCGTCGCTGCGCCAACCGAAACTTGGGCGGTTAGTTTAACCCCAACCTGGATCGCGGCTTTCGTCTACACGACGCTTGTCCCGGGGCTGATGGCAACTTGGGTCTGGTTCACGCTGGTGGGACGCATCGGTGCAGTGAAGGCTTCTACCTTCCACTTCCTGAACCCAGTATTCGGGGTCGCGATCGCGGCAGTCTTGCTGGGGGAACGAATTGGCATAACGGACGTGGTCGGAGTGCTCATCATCGCGAGCGGCATACTTGCGGTTCAGCTGTCCAAGCAGCGGGTCTAA
- a CDS encoding GNAT family N-acetyltransferase yields the protein MATIARTRDIATCLKIRRVVFIDGQNVPEDEEVDGEDPTCRHYLAHVDGVPAATARVKSLGDRAKIQRVAVLDEYRGTGLGAELMRFVLDDLREEFEAAILGSQSHAIGFYEKLGFAAFGTEYDDAGIPHRDMTCNLVG from the coding sequence ATGGCCACGATCGCGCGCACGCGAGATATCGCCACTTGTCTAAAGATCAGGCGGGTGGTGTTTATCGACGGGCAGAACGTGCCTGAGGACGAAGAGGTCGACGGCGAGGATCCGACCTGTCGCCACTATCTGGCGCATGTGGATGGCGTGCCTGCGGCGACTGCCCGAGTGAAGTCTCTGGGCGACCGCGCCAAAATTCAGCGTGTTGCCGTGCTAGACGAATATCGAGGCACAGGTCTCGGGGCAGAACTCATGCGCTTTGTTTTGGACGATCTTCGGGAGGAGTTCGAAGCCGCGATACTTGGATCGCAAAGTCACGCCATCGGCTTTTATGAGAAACTCGGGTTTGCAGCGTTTGGCACGGAATATGACGATGCGGGAATTCCGCATCGTGACATGACGTGCAACTTGGTGGGCTAG
- a CDS encoding glutathione S-transferase gives MKFFTSPTSPYVRKVLVILRETDQLKDVEMVAAGGTPIDPGTIPRELNPLGKIPALALDNGQPLYDSRVICRFFDDRAKSGLYGKGNETWQLQTLEATGDGILDAAILMVYEARVRPEDKQYAEWTEAQWRKIDTALDALENHWIDILSWDLLNIGQIAIGCALGYLDLRHADRSWRESRTKLAEWEAGFAKRDSMVATVPPAA, from the coding sequence ATGAAATTCTTTACCAGCCCCACATCCCCTTATGTGCGCAAAGTGCTTGTAATATTGCGCGAGACTGACCAGCTCAAAGATGTCGAAATGGTCGCTGCCGGTGGCACCCCGATTGATCCAGGCACCATTCCGCGCGAGTTGAATCCGCTTGGTAAAATTCCTGCACTTGCGCTCGATAATGGGCAGCCGCTGTACGACAGCCGTGTAATCTGCCGCTTTTTCGATGACCGCGCGAAGTCAGGGCTCTACGGCAAGGGTAATGAGACTTGGCAGCTACAAACGCTGGAAGCGACAGGTGATGGTATCCTCGATGCAGCGATCCTAATGGTTTACGAGGCGCGCGTCCGCCCTGAGGACAAGCAATATGCCGAATGGACTGAAGCGCAGTGGCGGAAGATCGACACCGCACTCGACGCGTTGGAAAACCACTGGATCGACATTCTGTCTTGGGATCTTCTCAACATTGGTCAAATCGCCATCGGTTGTGCTTTGGGATATCTCGATTTGCGCCATGCAGACCGTAGCTGGCGCGAGAGTCGTACTAAACTTGCGGAGTGGGAAGCTGGTTTCGCTAAACGCGACAGCATGGTCGCAACTGTGCCGCCCGCCGCCTGA
- the mtaB gene encoding tRNA (N(6)-L-threonylcarbamoyladenosine(37)-C(2))-methylthiotransferase MtaB: MKPPIFSTHGCRLNAYETEAMRDLTQGQENLVVVNTCAVTAEAVRKARQDIRKLRRENPDARLVVTGCAAQTEPETFSNMAEVDNVIGNTEKMNRATWGFLPDTEKVQVDDIMSVEETAGHLIDGFGTRARAYVQVQNGCDHRCTFCIIPYGRGNSRSVPAGVVVDQIKRLVDKGYNEVVLTGVDLTSWGADLPAAPQLGDLVLRILKLVPDLPRLRISSIDSIEVDEALMLAIATEPRLMPHLHLSLQAGDNMILKRMKRRHLRDDAIKFCEDARKLRPDMTYGADIIAGFPTETDAMFENSLKLVKDCDLTWLHIFPYSAREGTPAAKMPAVNGKVIKARAALLRAAGEAQVQKHLASRVGHSHHVLMENPRMGRTEQFTETLFETDQPVGQIIPARIIGTEGNQLRA; the protein is encoded by the coding sequence ATGAAGCCGCCGATTTTTTCCACCCACGGGTGCCGCCTGAACGCCTATGAGACCGAGGCCATGCGCGACTTGACACAAGGCCAAGAAAACTTGGTCGTGGTGAACACCTGCGCGGTGACTGCCGAGGCCGTGCGCAAAGCGCGCCAAGACATCCGGAAGCTGCGCCGAGAAAACCCCGATGCACGACTTGTGGTCACCGGCTGCGCCGCGCAAACCGAGCCAGAAACGTTCTCTAACATGGCCGAAGTCGACAATGTCATCGGCAACACCGAGAAGATGAATCGCGCCACATGGGGCTTCCTGCCCGACACCGAGAAAGTGCAGGTCGACGACATCATGAGCGTCGAGGAAACCGCAGGTCACCTGATCGACGGTTTCGGCACCCGTGCCCGGGCTTACGTGCAAGTCCAGAACGGCTGCGACCACCGCTGCACCTTCTGCATCATCCCCTACGGTCGCGGCAATTCGCGTTCCGTTCCGGCAGGCGTGGTTGTCGACCAAATCAAACGCTTGGTCGACAAGGGCTACAACGAAGTCGTGTTGACCGGTGTCGATCTCACTTCTTGGGGCGCCGATCTTCCTGCCGCGCCTCAGTTGGGTGATTTGGTTCTGCGCATCCTCAAACTGGTTCCAGACTTGCCGCGATTGCGCATCTCCTCCATCGACAGCATCGAGGTTGACGAGGCGCTAATGCTGGCCATCGCGACCGAGCCACGTTTGATGCCTCACCTGCATCTCAGCTTGCAGGCCGGCGACAACATGATCCTGAAACGAATGAAGCGCCGCCACCTGCGTGACGATGCGATCAAGTTTTGCGAGGACGCGCGCAAGCTGCGCCCAGATATGACCTATGGCGCCGACATCATCGCGGGTTTCCCGACCGAGACTGACGCCATGTTCGAAAATTCGCTGAAGCTGGTTAAGGATTGTGACCTCACTTGGCTGCACATTTTCCCTTATTCCGCCCGCGAGGGCACGCCTGCTGCGAAGATGCCGGCGGTGAACGGGAAAGTCATCAAAGCCCGTGCCGCGCTTTTGCGGGCCGCCGGTGAGGCGCAGGTTCAAAAGCACCTCGCTTCGCGCGTGGGCCACAGCCACCACGTGCTGATGGAAAACCCGCGCATGGGTCGGACGGAACAGTTCACCGAAACGCTGTTTGAAACTGACCAACCAGTCGGTCAAATCATCCCCGCCCGAATTATCGGGACTGAGGGCAACCAGCTGCGCGCATGA
- a CDS encoding glutathione S-transferase has protein sequence MSAVLYSFRRCPYAMRARLAIFTAGLQIEHREILLRDKAPEFLQASPKGTVPVVVYDGTVIEESLDVMLWALQQNDPENWLCGSDASLDLIAQNDGPFKQALDRYKYASRHDGNPEKWRVIGAETLVEYDTALGQSPYLLGSKPRLADMAIFPFVRQFANTDRTWFDTQSWPHLHRWLNEHLASDRFASIMKKYPKWQAGDPPTLARTAQPRQG, from the coding sequence ATGAGCGCGGTTCTCTATAGTTTCCGGCGATGCCCCTATGCGATGAGGGCACGGCTGGCGATTTTTACTGCTGGTTTACAAATCGAGCACCGCGAAATCCTGCTTCGCGATAAGGCACCTGAATTTCTGCAAGCTTCACCCAAAGGCACCGTACCTGTGGTTGTCTATGACGGCACTGTCATTGAAGAGAGCCTGGATGTGATGCTTTGGGCGTTGCAGCAAAACGACCCTGAAAACTGGCTTTGCGGCTCGGATGCAAGCCTTGACTTGATCGCGCAGAATGACGGTCCATTCAAACAGGCACTGGACCGATACAAGTATGCCAGCCGTCACGACGGTAATCCTGAAAAATGGCGCGTGATCGGGGCGGAGACGCTTGTTGAATACGATACTGCTCTTGGACAATCACCCTATCTTTTAGGCAGCAAGCCTAGGCTAGCCGACATGGCAATTTTCCCGTTTGTCCGCCAGTTTGCGAACACTGACCGAACATGGTTCGACACGCAAAGCTGGCCGCATCTGCATCGCTGGTTGAACGAACACCTCGCCTCAGATCGATTCGCTTCGATCATGAAGAAATACCCCAAATGGCAGGCAGGTGACCCGCCAACGCTTGCGCGAACGGCACAACCTCGCCAAGGATAG
- the aroC gene encoding chorismate synthase has product MSMNSFGHLFRVTTWGESHGPALGATVDGCPPGVPLTADMIQVWLDKRKPGQNKYTTQRREADEVRILSGVFEGVTTGTPIQLMIENTDQRSKDYGDIVDKFRPGHADITYWTKYGIRDYRGGGRSSARETAARVAAGGVAREAIKMLAPELKITGYMVQMGEHKTDKRDMRQIEQNPFWVPDADAASTWAAYLNGLRKSGSSVGAMIEVVAQGAPAGLGAPVYAKLDTDISAAMMSINAVKGVEIGAGMQAAMLTGEANADEISMGPDGPVYSSNHAGGILGGISTGQDIVVRFAVKPTSSILTTRKTITKSGENTEIITKGRHDPCVGIRAVPVGEAMMACVILDHMLLHRGQIGSNQGKIG; this is encoded by the coding sequence ATGTCGATGAACAGCTTTGGCCATCTTTTCCGCGTGACCACTTGGGGCGAAAGCCACGGGCCGGCGCTTGGCGCGACCGTAGACGGGTGCCCTCCCGGTGTGCCTTTGACGGCGGATATGATCCAAGTCTGGCTCGACAAGCGCAAACCCGGCCAGAACAAGTACACGACGCAACGACGCGAGGCTGACGAGGTGCGCATTTTGTCTGGTGTGTTTGAAGGCGTCACGACCGGGACTCCGATCCAACTCATGATCGAGAACACCGACCAGCGCTCCAAGGACTATGGTGACATCGTCGACAAGTTCCGCCCCGGCCATGCAGACATCACCTATTGGACCAAATATGGTATCCGCGATTACCGCGGCGGCGGACGATCCTCTGCGCGCGAAACCGCTGCTCGTGTTGCGGCAGGTGGCGTCGCGCGTGAAGCCATCAAGATGCTGGCCCCCGAACTGAAGATCACCGGATACATGGTGCAGATGGGCGAGCATAAGACTGACAAGCGCGATATGCGTCAGATTGAGCAGAACCCGTTTTGGGTTCCTGATGCAGATGCAGCCAGCACATGGGCCGCTTATCTGAACGGATTGCGCAAGTCCGGTAGCTCCGTCGGCGCTATGATTGAAGTCGTTGCTCAAGGCGCGCCTGCTGGGCTTGGAGCACCGGTTTATGCCAAGTTAGACACAGATATTTCCGCGGCAATGATGTCTATCAATGCTGTGAAGGGCGTGGAGATTGGCGCAGGTATGCAAGCTGCCATGCTCACCGGTGAAGCCAATGCGGACGAAATCAGTATGGGCCCCGATGGTCCTGTTTATAGCTCTAACCATGCAGGCGGCATCCTCGGTGGCATTTCCACAGGTCAGGACATCGTCGTGCGGTTCGCGGTAAAGCCAACAAGCTCGATCCTCACCACCCGCAAAACCATCACGAAATCCGGCGAGAACACCGAGATCATCACAAAGGGCCGTCATGATCCTTGCGTGGGCATTCGCGCAGTTCCAGTGGGCGAGGCGATGATGGCTTGTGTGATCCTAGACCACATGCTGCTGCATCGTGGTCAGATCGGCTCTAACCAAGGCAAGATCGGTTAG
- a CDS encoding thiamine/thiamine pyrophosphate ABC transporter permease ThiP: protein MAERVQPVSLSNCGGAAVVALLLVLTLGTLGAVAWRAEEVSALSKSDWSAIRFTLWQAALSAILSAICAIPVARALARRQFRGRSLLLTVLGAPFILPVIVAVLGLLAVYGRSGFLSDILVSAGLEPVTIYGWHGVILAHVFFNLPLATRLILQGWLSIPAERFRLAQSLGFNSRDIARHLEWPMLREVLPGVVMVIFLICTTSFAVALALGGGPKATTIELAIYQAFRFDFDLSKAALLGLVQFAICAVLALTSLLISVPSGQGAGLDRVVPRDDGSKVLDGIVIAIVTLFLITPLAMIVMKGLPGLPELSISILVAAWRSVWVAVASAGLTIGMALALALLALKWGRGVEAVGYLSVAASPLVIGTGLFILTYRWIDPVLLALPVTIVVNAAMSLPFTLRAVSPAMRQVEEDFGRLATSLGLSGWARLRIVILPRLRRPLGFGAGLAAALSMGDLGVITLFADPSRATLPLALYNLMTAYRMEQAFAAALVLLVLSLTLFWLFDRGGRVDADL, encoded by the coding sequence ATGGCTGAGCGCGTTCAGCCAGTAAGCTTGTCAAACTGTGGCGGGGCGGCAGTTGTCGCCCTGCTTCTGGTGCTGACACTTGGAACGTTGGGCGCAGTTGCGTGGCGGGCGGAAGAGGTGTCGGCGCTTTCCAAAAGCGACTGGTCTGCAATTCGGTTCACCCTTTGGCAGGCGGCTTTATCAGCAATTCTGAGCGCCATCTGCGCTATTCCCGTCGCGCGGGCACTGGCGCGGCGCCAGTTTCGCGGACGGTCGTTGCTTTTGACCGTTCTGGGTGCGCCCTTCATCTTGCCAGTGATCGTGGCGGTGCTCGGGCTTTTGGCTGTCTATGGTCGGAGTGGATTTCTTTCAGATATCTTAGTTTCGGCAGGTTTAGAGCCTGTTACTATCTACGGCTGGCATGGTGTCATCCTGGCGCACGTGTTTTTCAATCTGCCTTTGGCGACGCGGCTAATCTTGCAGGGGTGGCTTTCCATTCCGGCGGAAAGGTTTCGGCTGGCACAGTCTTTGGGTTTCAACTCAAGAGACATTGCGCGACATCTGGAATGGCCAATGCTGCGAGAGGTATTGCCGGGCGTTGTGATGGTCATATTTCTCATCTGCACCACAAGCTTCGCCGTCGCGCTCGCCCTTGGTGGTGGACCAAAGGCGACGACGATTGAGTTGGCGATCTATCAAGCCTTCCGCTTCGACTTTGATCTCTCGAAAGCGGCGTTACTTGGGTTGGTGCAGTTTGCGATCTGCGCGGTTTTGGCTTTGACGTCATTGCTCATCTCGGTCCCGTCAGGGCAGGGCGCGGGACTGGACCGTGTTGTGCCACGCGATGACGGCTCGAAGGTTCTTGACGGCATCGTCATCGCCATCGTCACACTTTTCTTGATCACACCATTGGCCATGATCGTGATGAAAGGTCTTCCCGGATTGCCGGAACTATCAATCTCGATACTGGTCGCGGCCTGGCGGTCTGTCTGGGTTGCGGTTGCTTCGGCAGGGCTGACGATCGGAATGGCTCTTGCATTAGCTTTGCTTGCTCTGAAATGGGGCCGAGGGGTTGAAGCTGTCGGCTATCTGTCTGTCGCGGCGTCACCATTGGTCATCGGAACAGGGCTTTTTATCCTCACCTACCGTTGGATAGACCCAGTCTTGCTGGCATTGCCTGTCACCATTGTGGTGAATGCGGCGATGAGTCTGCCTTTCACTTTGCGCGCTGTGTCACCTGCCATGAGGCAGGTTGAGGAAGATTTTGGCCGCCTTGCCACATCGCTGGGCCTGTCAGGCTGGGCGCGACTTCGGATCGTAATTTTGCCGCGACTGCGCCGACCGTTAGGTTTCGGTGCAGGGCTGGCTGCGGCACTATCCATGGGCGACTTGGGAGTCATAACTCTGTTTGCTGACCCGAGCCGTGCGACTTTGCCCTTGGCATTGTATAACCTTATGACGGCCTACCGGATGGAGCAGGCCTTCGCGGCTGCGCTTGTCCTGCTTGTGCTTAGTCTGACCCTGTTCTGGCTGTTTGATCGTGGAGGGCGCGTTGATGCTGATCTTTGA
- the dapF gene encoding diaminopimelate epimerase codes for MQHADAPLGLPFMKMHGLGNDFVVIDQRGNDITVSATLARALGDRHRGVGFDQLAVLDDVVGADIGLTFFNSDGSTAGACGNATRCVARFEMSRRGISALVLKTERGLLRAEDAGDGLTRVNMGAPLLEWRDVPLAREMDTLELPIEGGPTATGMGNPHCTFFVEDADSIDLASFGPAHEHHPLFPERTNVQVAQLVGDNHLRMRVWERGVGVTLASGSSSCATAVAAARRGLTGRQVRIDLDGGRIDIDWRDDGVWMTGPTAHVFSGHLTPEFLASL; via the coding sequence ATGCAACACGCAGATGCCCCTCTTGGCCTGCCCTTCATGAAAATGCACGGGCTGGGCAATGACTTCGTGGTTATTGACCAACGAGGCAACGATATCACTGTATCTGCCACGCTTGCCCGTGCCCTTGGCGACCGCCATCGCGGTGTTGGCTTTGACCAACTGGCAGTTCTTGATGATGTTGTGGGCGCTGATATCGGGCTGACGTTTTTTAACTCCGACGGCTCCACAGCAGGGGCATGTGGCAACGCGACCCGCTGTGTCGCCCGATTCGAGATGTCACGGCGGGGAATCAGTGCATTGGTGCTGAAGACCGAACGCGGGTTGTTGAGGGCCGAAGATGCTGGCGATGGTCTCACGCGCGTTAATATGGGCGCGCCATTGCTGGAATGGCGTGACGTGCCGCTCGCCCGCGAAATGGACACGCTTGAGCTGCCGATTGAGGGCGGGCCAACTGCCACTGGTATGGGCAATCCGCATTGCACCTTTTTCGTGGAGGATGCGGACTCTATCGACCTTGCATCATTCGGCCCCGCGCACGAGCATCACCCGCTATTTCCGGAGCGGACAAACGTTCAGGTCGCTCAGCTAGTTGGTGATAACCACCTGCGTATGCGCGTCTGGGAACGTGGCGTGGGCGTCACGCTGGCCTCTGGGTCGTCCTCGTGTGCGACTGCGGTCGCTGCTGCGCGTCGCGGACTAACAGGTCGCCAGGTTCGCATTGATCTGGATGGTGGTCGCATCGACATCGACTGGCGTGACGATGGCGTCTGGATGACCGGCCCGACTGCACATGTTTTCTCTGGTCATTTGACGCCCGAGTTTTTGGCATCGCTATGA
- a CDS encoding FMN-binding negative transcriptional regulator yields MHPNPAFRQIPDSQNIGFARERGFGTLAINGEDGPLTAHIPFLLSKSGKQAELHLVRSNPIARACSSKQRAVITIVGPDSYISPDWYGVEDQVPTWNYVAVRISGILSPLPQDNLHPLLDRLSAHFEAQLLPKPPWTSAKMSEGVMERMMRQIRPFHFDVARIDGTWKLGQNKPDNARTSAADYVAGYGIGQDTKMLSALMRGAKPETSK; encoded by the coding sequence ATGCATCCGAACCCTGCTTTCCGCCAAATTCCCGATAGCCAGAACATTGGCTTTGCCCGCGAGCGCGGGTTCGGAACACTCGCCATCAACGGGGAGGACGGTCCGCTTACTGCCCATATCCCTTTCCTGCTGTCGAAGAGCGGCAAGCAGGCGGAGTTGCACCTTGTGCGTTCCAATCCGATTGCGCGCGCGTGCTCGTCGAAACAACGGGCCGTCATCACGATTGTCGGGCCAGACAGCTATATTTCTCCAGATTGGTACGGTGTCGAGGATCAGGTGCCGACTTGGAACTATGTAGCCGTCCGGATAAGCGGCATTCTTAGTCCACTGCCTCAGGATAACTTGCACCCCCTGCTTGACCGTCTTTCCGCGCATTTCGAAGCGCAATTGTTGCCTAAGCCCCCTTGGACATCGGCCAAGATGTCCGAAGGTGTGATGGAGCGGATGATGCGTCAAATTCGGCCGTTCCACTTTGATGTGGCGCGGATCGACGGGACGTGGAAACTTGGTCAGAACAAGCCCGACAATGCTAGGACAAGTGCAGCTGATTACGTTGCGGGGTATGGCATAGGGCAAGATACGAAAATGCTGTCCGCGCTTATGCGCGGGGCCAAACCGGAGACTTCCAAATGA